A part of Synechococcus sp. KORDI-49 genomic DNA contains:
- a CDS encoding efflux RND transporter periplasmic adaptor subunit, whose amino-acid sequence MLKTEQRPALQPTPTVPDSPPPQRSFLQRNRLLGLGLLLALLASGTALLRFAPWSARERDLTPYTVLAETGSLSGVITASGELQADRRVNISPRKQGLLKELMVDEGDVVEAGQVVALMDPGDYGDRLDERRALLRQAEANFLGKRDEFERRRQLHEQEVVSADDFSRVRNQMLASQAAVIAARERIQQLEEEGRELRIRAPFSGTITARFAEPGAFVTPTTTASANAGATSSSIVELSQGREVAAKVPESDIGRIALGQQAEIRVDAFPDERFQATVNEIAPRAEKRDNVTSFTVKLQLKDPPERLRIGMTADINFQTGRSAPKTLVPTVAIVTENGKPGVLLVGEQQQPSFQAVELGSSSGDRTAILNGLPSGTRVFIDLPPWAKRERN is encoded by the coding sequence TTCTTGGGCTCGGCCTGCTGCTGGCCCTGCTGGCGAGCGGAACGGCGCTGCTGCGATTCGCCCCCTGGAGCGCACGGGAACGTGATCTGACGCCCTACACCGTGCTGGCCGAAACCGGCTCCCTGTCCGGTGTGATCACCGCCAGTGGCGAACTGCAGGCCGACCGCCGCGTGAACATCAGCCCCCGCAAACAGGGGCTTCTCAAGGAGCTGATGGTGGATGAGGGGGATGTCGTCGAGGCCGGCCAGGTCGTGGCGCTGATGGATCCGGGGGATTACGGCGACCGCCTCGACGAACGCCGTGCGCTGCTGCGCCAGGCGGAAGCCAACTTCCTCGGCAAACGGGATGAATTCGAGCGGCGACGCCAGCTCCATGAGCAGGAGGTGGTGAGCGCTGATGACTTCAGTCGCGTGCGCAATCAGATGCTGGCCAGCCAGGCGGCCGTCATCGCCGCACGGGAACGGATCCAGCAGCTGGAGGAAGAAGGCCGGGAACTGCGGATCCGCGCCCCCTTCAGCGGCACGATCACCGCCCGTTTCGCCGAACCCGGCGCCTTCGTGACGCCGACAACCACGGCCTCGGCCAACGCAGGGGCCACCAGCTCCTCGATCGTCGAGCTGTCCCAGGGACGCGAGGTGGCCGCCAAGGTTCCGGAGAGCGACATCGGACGGATCGCCTTGGGGCAGCAGGCGGAGATCCGGGTGGATGCCTTCCCTGACGAACGCTTTCAGGCGACGGTGAATGAAATCGCGCCACGGGCCGAGAAACGCGACAACGTCACCTCGTTCACGGTGAAGCTGCAGCTGAAGGATCCTCCGGAGCGGCTGCGGATCGGCATGACGGCCGATATCAATTTCCAGACCGGTCGCAGCGCACCGAAAACCCTCGTTCCCACCGTTGCGATCGTCACGGAGAACGGCAAACCCGGCGTGCTGCTGGTGGGCGAACAGCAGCAGCCCAGTTTCCAGGCGGTGGAGCTGGGCAGCAGCAGCGGCGATCGCACGGCGATCTTGAATGGCCTGCCATCCGGCACTCGCGTGTTCATCGACCTGCCCCCCTGGGCGAAGCGTGAGCGCAACTGA
- the polA gene encoding DNA polymerase I → MPEAADKPLLLLVDGHSLAFRSFYAFSKGGEGGLATKDGRPTSVTYGFLKSLLDIGRSLTPQGVAIAFDTAEPTFRHVADANYKAHRDVAPEVFFQDLEQLQEILREQLQLPLCMAPGYEADDVLGTLANRSAEQGWRVRILSGDRDLFQLVDDRRDIAVLYMGGGPYAKNSGPTLIDEEGVVGKLGVMPEKVVDLKALTGDSSDNIPGVRGVGPKTAINLLKENGDLDAIYAALSEVEAEGPKASRGAIKGALKGKLSSDRDNAYLSRKLAEILVDIPLPEEPRLPLAAVNAAALSSSLEDLELNSLLRQVNGFTVTFSAAGTAAAPTGGDDDGAKDGKVRADIVEDAGADDRTPMLRPQLISTAADLAALMQRLMAITDAATPVALDTETTALNPFQAELVGIGVCWGDEPEALAYIPIGHRPAEDLTSEQIQQLPLESVLTALAPWLASGDHPKALQNAKYDRLILLRHGLALEGVVIDTLLADYLRDAAAKHGLEVMAEREFGFSPTAYSDLVGKKQTFADVAIEPASLYCGMDVHVTRRLALRLRGQLEAMGPQMVQLLMQVEQPLEPVLALMEATGIRIDVPYLAELSSEMGSTLERLEADAKQAAGTDFNLGSPKQLGELLFGTLGLDRRKSRRTKTGFSTDATVLEKLENDHPVVPLVLEHRVLSKLKSTYVDALPQLVEAETGRVHTDFNQAVTATGRLSSSNPNLQNIPVRTEYSRRIRKAFLPQKGWTLISADYSQIELRILTHLSGEDVLQEAYRSGDDVHALTARLLLEKDEISSDERRLGKTINFGVIYGMGAQRFARETGVSQAEAKEFLTKYKQRYPNVFAFLELQERLALSRGYVETILGRRRPFHFDRNGLGRLLGKDPLEIDLDVARRGGMEAQQLRAAANAPIQGSSADIIKVAMVQLQAALQSQALPARLLLQVHDELVLEVEPDALEATRNLVVTTMENAVQLSVPLVAETGVGANWMEAK, encoded by the coding sequence ATGCCCGAGGCCGCCGACAAGCCCCTGCTGCTGCTCGTGGACGGCCACTCGCTGGCCTTCCGCAGCTTCTACGCCTTCAGCAAGGGAGGTGAAGGGGGTCTGGCCACCAAGGACGGTCGACCGACCAGCGTCACCTACGGCTTCCTCAAATCCCTGCTGGATATCGGTAGAAGCCTGACCCCCCAGGGCGTCGCCATCGCCTTCGACACCGCTGAGCCCACCTTCCGGCATGTCGCGGATGCGAACTACAAGGCACACCGGGATGTCGCCCCGGAGGTGTTCTTCCAGGATCTCGAGCAGCTGCAGGAGATCCTGCGGGAGCAGCTGCAGCTGCCCCTGTGCATGGCTCCGGGGTATGAGGCCGATGACGTGCTCGGCACGCTGGCGAACCGCTCAGCTGAGCAGGGTTGGCGGGTGCGGATCCTCTCCGGCGACCGCGACCTGTTCCAGCTTGTCGACGACCGGCGGGACATCGCCGTTCTGTACATGGGAGGCGGCCCCTACGCCAAGAACAGCGGCCCGACCCTGATCGATGAGGAGGGTGTGGTCGGCAAGCTCGGGGTGATGCCGGAGAAGGTGGTGGACCTGAAGGCCCTCACCGGCGACAGCTCCGACAACATCCCCGGCGTTCGTGGGGTGGGGCCCAAAACCGCCATCAACCTGCTCAAGGAGAACGGCGACCTCGATGCCATCTATGCGGCTCTCTCCGAGGTGGAGGCGGAGGGTCCGAAGGCCAGCCGCGGTGCGATCAAGGGAGCCCTGAAGGGAAAGCTGAGCAGCGATCGGGACAACGCCTATCTCTCCCGCAAGCTGGCCGAGATCCTGGTGGACATCCCGCTGCCGGAGGAACCTCGCCTGCCGCTGGCGGCCGTGAATGCCGCCGCTCTCAGCAGCAGCCTGGAGGATCTGGAACTCAACAGCCTGCTGCGGCAGGTGAACGGTTTCACCGTCACCTTCTCCGCCGCAGGCACGGCGGCAGCCCCGACAGGCGGTGACGATGACGGTGCCAAGGACGGCAAGGTCAGGGCAGACATTGTTGAGGACGCCGGTGCTGACGACCGGACTCCGATGCTGCGGCCCCAGCTGATCAGCACAGCAGCCGACCTCGCTGCCCTGATGCAACGGCTGATGGCCATCACCGACGCCGCCACACCGGTTGCACTCGACACCGAGACCACGGCCCTGAACCCGTTCCAGGCCGAGCTGGTGGGCATCGGTGTCTGCTGGGGAGACGAGCCGGAAGCCCTCGCCTACATCCCGATCGGCCATCGGCCGGCGGAGGATCTCACCTCGGAACAGATCCAGCAGTTGCCGCTGGAGAGCGTGCTCACCGCCCTGGCCCCGTGGCTGGCCAGCGGCGATCACCCCAAAGCGCTGCAGAACGCCAAGTACGACCGGCTGATCCTGCTGCGCCACGGCCTGGCCCTCGAGGGCGTGGTGATCGACACACTGCTGGCCGACTACCTGCGTGATGCCGCGGCCAAGCATGGCCTGGAGGTGATGGCTGAGCGGGAATTCGGGTTTTCGCCCACTGCCTACAGCGATCTGGTGGGAAAGAAGCAGACCTTCGCCGATGTGGCGATCGAACCCGCCAGCCTGTACTGCGGCATGGATGTGCACGTGACCCGGCGTCTGGCCCTGCGGCTGCGCGGGCAGCTCGAAGCCATGGGCCCCCAGATGGTTCAGCTGCTGATGCAGGTGGAACAACCGCTGGAACCGGTGCTGGCCCTGATGGAAGCCACCGGCATCCGCATCGATGTTCCCTACCTGGCGGAACTCTCCAGTGAGATGGGCAGCACCCTGGAGCGGCTGGAGGCCGACGCGAAACAGGCGGCCGGCACCGACTTCAACCTGGGTTCGCCGAAACAGCTCGGTGAACTGCTGTTCGGCACCCTGGGACTCGACCGCAGGAAATCCCGGCGCACCAAAACCGGCTTCAGCACAGATGCCACCGTGCTGGAGAAGCTCGAAAACGATCATCCGGTGGTGCCGCTGGTGCTGGAGCACCGGGTGCTCAGCAAGCTCAAGAGCACCTATGTGGATGCGCTTCCCCAGCTGGTGGAAGCAGAGACCGGACGGGTGCACACCGATTTCAACCAGGCGGTCACAGCCACGGGTCGCCTCAGCAGCAGCAACCCGAATCTGCAGAACATCCCGGTTCGCACCGAGTACAGCCGACGCATCCGCAAGGCCTTCCTGCCCCAGAAGGGATGGACGCTGATCAGCGCCGACTATTCCCAGATCGAGCTGCGCATCCTCACCCACCTCTCCGGAGAAGACGTGCTGCAGGAGGCCTATCGCTCAGGAGACGACGTGCACGCTCTCACCGCGCGGCTTCTGCTCGAGAAGGATGAGATCTCCTCCGATGAACGACGCCTCGGGAAGACGATCAATTTCGGTGTGATCTACGGCATGGGGGCGCAGCGTTTCGCACGGGAGACCGGCGTCTCCCAGGCGGAGGCCAAGGAGTTCCTAACGAAGTACAAGCAGCGCTACCCGAACGTGTTCGCCTTCCTGGAGCTGCAGGAACGGCTGGCCCTGAGCCGCGGTTACGTGGAGACGATCCTGGGTCGCCGCCGCCCGTTCCACTTCGACCGCAACGGTCTGGGTCGGTTGCTCGGGAAGGATCCGCTGGAGATCGATCTGGATGTGGCCCGGCGAGGCGGCATGGAGGCACAGCAGCTGCGGGCCGCCGCCAATGCTCCGATCCAGGGTTCCAGCGCCGACATCATCAAGGTGGCGATGGTGCAGCTTCAGGCGGCGCTGCAGAGCCAGGCACTGCCGGCGCGGCTGCTGTTGCAGGTGCACGACGAACTGGTGCTGGAAGTGGAGCCGGACGCGTTGGAAGCCACCCGCAACCTGGTGGTGACCACCATGGAAAACGCCGTGCAGCTCAGTGTTCCTCTGGTGGCGGAAACAGGGGTCGGCGCCAACTGGATGGAAGCGAAATAG